In Candidatus Omnitrophota bacterium, a single genomic region encodes these proteins:
- the rpsO gene encoding 30S ribosomal protein S15: MAIVKEKKTEVINRFKTHAKDTGSAPVQVAVMTEQINLLNEHFKTHKKDFHSRRGLLMLIGKRRRLLEYLQKTDPKKYEETINKLDLRK; encoded by the coding sequence TTGGCTATTGTTAAAGAAAAAAAGACCGAAGTCATCAACCGGTTCAAGACCCACGCGAAAGATACGGGCTCGGCCCCGGTGCAGGTCGCTGTCATGACCGAACAGATCAACCTGCTCAATGAGCATTTTAAGACCCACAAAAAGGATTTCCATTCCCGCCGCGGGCTTTTGATGCTGATCGGAAAGCGCCGCCGTCTTTTGGAATATCTCCAGAAGACAGATCCCAAAAAATACGAAGAAACCATTAATAAGCTGGATCTACGCAAGTAG